In a genomic window of Suricata suricatta isolate VVHF042 chromosome 12, meerkat_22Aug2017_6uvM2_HiC, whole genome shotgun sequence:
- the DDX39A gene encoding ATP-dependent RNA helicase DDX39A gives MAEQDVENELLDYEEDEEPQAPPESTPAPPKKDVKGSYVSIHSSGFRDFLLKPELLRAIVDCGFEHPSEVQHECIPQAILGMDVLCQAKSGMGKTAVFVLATLQQIEPVNGQVTVLVMCHTRELAFQISKEYERFSKYMPNVKVSVFFGGLSIKKDEEVLKKNCPHVVVGTPGRILALVRNRSLNLKNVKHFVLDECDKMLEQLDMRRDVQEIFRLTPHEKQCMMFSATLSKEIRPVCRKFMQDPMEVFVDDETKLTLHGLQQYYVKLKDSEKNRKLFDLLDVLEFNQVVIFVKSVQRCMALAQLLVEQNFPAIAIHRGMAQEERLSRYQQFKDFQRRILVATNLFGRGMDIERVNIVFNYDMPEDSDTYLHRVARAGRFGTKGLAITFVSDENDAKILNDVQDRFEVNVAELPEEIDISTYIEQSR, from the exons ATGGCGGAGCAGGACGTGGAGAACGAGCTCCTGGATTACGAGGAAGATGAagagccccaggcgcccccagagagcACTCCAGCTCCCCCCAAGAAAGACGTGAAGGGCTCCTACGTTTCCATCCACAGCTCTGGCTTCCGGGACTTCTTGCTGAAGCCAGAGCTTCTGAGGGCCATCGTGGACTGTGGCTTTGAGCACCCGTCTGAGG TCCAGCACGAGTGCATTCCCCAAGCCATCTTGGGCATGGACGTCCTGTGCCAGGCCAAGTCCGGGATGGGCAAGACGGCGGTCTTCGTGCTGGCCACCCTGCAGCAGATCGAGCCGGTCAACGGGCAG GTGACAGTCCTCGTCATGTGTCATACTCGGGAGCTGGCATTCCAGATCAGCAAGGAGTACGAACGCTTCTCCAAGTACATGCCCAACGTCAAG GTGTCTGTGTTCTTCGGGGGCCTTTCCATCAAGAAGGACGAAGAGGTCTTGAAGAAGAACTGTCCGCATGTCGTGGTGGGGACACCCGGCCGCATCCTGGCCCTCGTGCGCAACAGGAGCCTCAACCTGAAGAACGTGAAGCACTTCGTGCTGGACGAGTGTGACAAGATGCTGGAGCAGCTGG ACATGCGGCGGGACGTGCAGGAGATCTTCCGCCTGACACCCCATGAGAAGCAGTGCATGATGTTCAGCGCCACCCTGAGCAAGGAGATCAGGCCCGTGTGCAGAAAGTTCATGCAGGAC CCCATGGAGGTGTTTGTAGATGATGAGACCAAGCTCACGCTACACGGACTCCAGCAGTACTACGTCAAGCTCAAGGACAGTGAGAAGAACCGCAAGCTGTTTGATCTCTTGGATGTGCTGGAGTTTAACCAG GTGGTGATCTTCGTGAAGTCGGTGCAGCGCTGCATGGCCCTGGCCCAGCTCCTTGTGGAGCAGAACTTCCCGGCCATCGCCATCCACAGGGGCATGGCCCAGGAGGAGCG TCTGTCGCGCTATCAGCAGTTCAAAGACTTCCAGCGGCGGATCCTGGTGGCCACCAATCTGTTCGGTCGCGGGATGGACATCGAGCGAGTCAACATCGTCTTCAACTACGACATGCCCGAGGACTCGGACACCTACCTCCACCGG GTGGCCCGTGCGGGACGTTTTGGGACCAAAGGTCTAGCCATCACTTTTGTGTCTGATGAGAATGATGCCAAAATCCTCAATGACGTGCAAGACCGGTTTGAAGTGAATGTGGCCGAACTTCCTGAAGAAATTGACATCTCTACCTACA TTGAGCAGAGCCGGTAA